The genomic region TTGACCATCTCGGGTACGGGTTTGGAGGATTCCTTGAGTAAGGATTCCAAAAGTCTGTCTTCGCCGAATTCTTCCTCGAAGGAATTGAATTCCTCAACGATTCCGTCCGAAAAGAAAAACAACTTATCCCCTTTTGCGATTTCCAAAAACTGAGAATGATATTTCACTTTTTCCGAAATTCCGATGATCGGTCCGCTTTTGGACAATCTTGTGATCGTGGTTCCGGAAAGAAAAAATTGATCCGGATGTCCCGCGGCCGAGTAGGAAAGGGTTCCTTCTTCGGTGTCCACGTCCGCGATGAGGCAGCTAAAGAAGGATTTGATCGCGCTGTATTTCGCGATGATCTCTTTGTTCAGTTCGGCGATCACTTCTCCCGGAGGAAGATCGAGATACTTTAAACTTTCGTATTCAGATTTGATCAACATGGTGACTAACGCGGCTTGGACCCCGTGACCGGTCGCGTCCGCCAAAAAGATTCTTACCTTGCCGGGGGAAATCTCCGCGTAATCGTAGATGTCGCCTCCGACCTCGTTCATCGGAATATATTTCGTGAGAACATAAATGCCGCCTAACGTGGCTTCCGGCTTGGGGAGAATTCTATCCTGAATCTTCTGTGCGTAGAGTAGGTCTCTTTGAATCAGGTTGATCGTGTTGTTGAGTTCGGAGGTTCTTTCCACGACCTTCTCTTCGAGTTCCGCGTACAGGTTCGCGTTTTCGATCGAGATTGCGGCTTGTCCCGCGATCAGTTCCAGGGTTTGAATCCTGTTTTCGGTGAACACTCCCTTGACCAATTGGTTTTCGAGATAAAGAACTCCCTTCAATCCTCCCGCGTGGACCAGAGGAATACAAATCACGGACTGAGGTCTTTTTTCCTTGATGTATTGATCCGTAAAATCCTTGATCGAGGAAGAATCGAAACCGCTCGTCGAGATCATCTTGCCCGTTCTAAAAACGTAGTTCAGATAAGAAACCGGATATTGCGTTTCGTCAAGCTCGGGAAGATTTTCGACGACGATCCCCGTGTCTCCGCTTTGACCCGCGAGAAAGACCATTAGATTTTTATTATGTAAATGGAAATAGATCGCGCGGGTCGCTCCCGCAGTTTCCATCGCGATCTGGATCAGCTTCTTCAAAAGATTGTCCAGAACGATCTCGCCGGAAAGAAGATTATACGTTTTTAATATGATTTCCTGATCGAGATCTGGAGTTTGGTTTTGGAGTTTTCTGCCCATCGCTTCGGGAGAAAGGGAAAGATTGAGTCGATTGGAAAAACGATTCTCCAGTTCGGCTACTTTTACGGAAGCCCCCCATCTCGAATAAAAATCGATCGAGTTTTGGATGTAATGATTTCCAAGGGAGAAGTTTCCGATTTTATAATGAAACTTCGCTGCGATTTCGCAGGACAAGGCTTGAAAAGCGACGAATCCGGATTCTTGAAACAGTTTGATCGCCTTTTCGTAACCGGCGATCGTTTCGGAGATTTTTCCTTTGACTCGTTCCTTTTCCGCAAGGAGAAGTTCCAAAAGTCCCATGAAGTTTTCGGGACAATCCTTGCTCCATTTTTCGAAATGGGAAAGAACCAACTTTAGTTTTTTTGAATATACGATTCTTTCCGAAAAGGAAAATTCGTGGAAGTTGGAAAGAATGGAAAGTCCGTAATAAAACCAAAATTCGGCGAACGGAATCAAACCGAACGCGTTCTGAATCAGCTTCTCGCCTTTTTTACCCGCTTCCAAAGCCTTTAGGAATTGTCCCGAGAAGTAATAGAGTTTGGTTAAGTCGTGATAATAATAAGAAAGCGCGGTGTAATTCTTATCTTCCAAAATTCTTTTTTCGAACTCTTCGGATTGAAATTCGGAATCGTTCAACGAATCGGAAGAGGAGGTTTTCCCCGCGAGAGCTTTGATGAATTGATGAGAACTTTTTGCGATCGTAAACGCGAAGTCGTCCCTCGTCGCCGTAAAGTATCGGCTCGCGTTGTCGACGTCGGTTAATAATTCGTCGATCGGATACGAAGCGAAGATTTTTTTCTGCATCTTGGCTTGTATGCTGAATCCCGCGTAAAAAATATCCCCGTTCTGCAACGCTCCGTTGTGAACGTCGTCCAACAATCCTATGTCGAGGGTGATCAATCGTTTCCAATGACAGAGATACGCGGCGTAGACGTATTGAATCTTCCACTTAACGAGATCGAAGGGGATCTTTTCGTTGAGATCCATCGCCAATTTCGAATAACGAACCGCTTGATCCAAATCTTTGAGGGCTTGGTTTACGATCATTCCGTAACCGCTATAAGCGATCGGACTGCTTCTGGAAACTCCCTTGGTCAAAGATGTATTAAACATCTTTAATACGATCAGCGCGAAAAGATTCTGATTGTATGTGAACGCAGAAGGTCCGAGATCCGCAAAAAGATCGATCAAGGCCTGGTATTCCGGTTCTCCATTCTCCTTGATATGAACGAGTTCCGGGTCCGATTTTCCTTTGGATAAAATCAAAGAAAGAAAAAGTTCCTTAAAAAGAACGGCGGTGACGCGAAGCGGAGAGGACGGAATCCGGATCTTAAAGCGTTTCATCGCGCGTAATCCGGCCAACACCGCGCTTTCCACCTTGTTCATCTTGGAATAAAGACGAACCTGGATCGCGTCGGCGCGTATGTATTGCAGATCTGGAAGATTCAAATTTTCTAATGATTCCAAAAGTTGCATCGTTCTTTCGTAATTGTTCAGAAGATATTCGGTTTCCGCCGTTTCCAAAATCACGTTCGAATACAACTCGAGGTCTTTGACGAGCGCTTCCTGATCGAGGGAATTTAATGCGAAGTTGAGATATTGAAGAGAACTTTCGTAAGAACCCGAACTTTTCGCCTGAAGGCCGGCCTTGTAGTTGAGCATGGTGAGATTCTTGCGAAGCGCGTCCTCTTCGATAGAATCCAACGCCTGGTTGAGGTGATTCGTGATCTGAAACAAAACCCGGTTTTTCGGATGAGGACCGTGTAACGTCAACAATACGATCCCGACTTTTTTATGAAAGTCCTTGCGTTTCCATTCTTCCAAAAGACTGTAAGCCGCTTGTTGAACCCGGTCGTGCGAAAATCCGAAGGCCTGTTCCGAAGAAACGCTTTCTTCGAAAAGGGAATGATCCTGATTGTGCGACGGGGTCAAAAGACCTTCTCGAACGGCCTCCCAGAGAATCTGATTGAGTTTTGCAGTATCAAAAAAACGTAATTTAGAAATGAATCCCGAAGTGAATCTTTCTCCGAGGCAGGAACAAACGCCTAAGAGTTCCTGAACGCCGGGGGAAAGTTCTCGGATTCTCTGACACAAAAGATCGATCACGTTATCCGCAACCGGAAGCTGTGAAACTTTTTCAAGATCCCATTTCCAGAGTTTGAATTCGAATTCGTAGGAGATCGAGTTCGTTTTTTCGGAAGCGCGCAGAAGTTGAACCACGGCAAAAGGGTTGCCCAACGTTTTTTTATGGAGAATGGATGCGACCGAATGAATCTCTTCCTGAGGTCCGGGGGCCAAGTCCTGAAGCATTCTATAAATACTTTCCTCGTCGAGAGGATCGATCGTGATCTGACTTCTCGGAACCTTGTTGCTTTCGATAGATTCCAAAACCCTGGAGAACGGACTCGAAGGTTCGATCGCCTCGGGTCGAAAGGAAAGAATACATAAGAAATTCTTAATTTTCGAATATATCAAAAACGTTTCGATCAGTTTTAAACTCGCCGGATCGGCCCATTGCAAATCGTCCATATAAAGAACGAGAGGACGGCTGAGTTCCGAGATCGCGCGGATAAAGTTGCGCAGAGTGAAGTAAAAACGGTTTCGATTTTCGTCGGGCGGAAGTTCCGCGAGTTCGGGTTGAGGACCGATGATGAATTCCAACTCGGGAATCTGATTCAAAAGAATTCTTCCGTTGGCTCCCGTGTATTGCAGAATCAGTCTTTTGAATTCTCGGATGTCCTTTTCCTGTTTGGAAAGAAAGATGGAAACCAAATCCCGAAGAGAATGAATCAGTCCTCCGAACGGAACCGAGGTTTCATATTGGTCGAACTTTCCCTGAACTACGATTCCGCCCCTTTCCGAAATGCTCTTTAAGAAGGATTTGGCGAGCGCGGATTTTCCGGAGCCCGAATCGCCCGTGATAAAAACCAAACCGGTTTCTCCGCGGAAAACCTTATCCAAAGAGGATTCGAGCACCGCTTTTTCCCTGTCTCTTCCGTAGAGCGCGGAAGGATCGAACGTAAGTTCGGGAATATCCCTCGAACCGGGAACGAACGCGGAATTCTTTTCTCCGTTTTGAAAATCCCGAAGACAAAGTTCCAAGTCGTATATCAAACCGTTAATGGACGCATAACGTTGTTCCGGATCTTTTTCGAGTAACTTCGATATTACGAGCGAAATGGAAACCGGCAATTCTTCCCGAACGGTATGAACCGGGGCCGGTCTTCTCGCGAGATGCGCGTGTAAAATTTCGTTTCTATCCTTGGAGACGAAGGGAAGAGTTCCGGTAATCATCTGATAAAAGATGATCCCTAAGGAATAAAAGTCCGTACGAAGATCCAAAACTCTGGAAAGTCTTCCGGTCAACTCGGGCGGAATGTAGGAAAGAATTTCGGCGGAAAGATCCGGGGTAATGGAGGGTGACGTGTCCTTGCCCGAAAAAGTGGCGGATGAGAAATCCGTAATTCTTGCGACTCCGGTGTCCGGTTGAATCCAAATGTTTCCGGGACGAAGCGCTTGGTGAAGAATTCTCTTTTCGTGAATTTCCTTGAGAGCGAGAGATATACTCATGGCAATCTCAAAAAATTTCTCAACAGAATTAACACCATTTGGAAACATTCTCGCGAGAGGAACGGAACCGCAGTCCTCGATGACGAGAACGGGCATGTCCTCGTGTCGAATTAATTCCAAGGAATTCTGAATTCGAGGTCCTTTAGCAAAACTAGAAATTCTAAAGTCGTGATGAATCTTCTGGATATCTTTGCGAGAAGGGTTTTTTTGACGAAGAAGTTTGAGAAGAACGTGCTTCCCCGATCTTTGATCCAGAGATCTATATATCAGAAACTGATGATCTATGGAGAAGGATTCAAACGTTTCAAAGCCGGGGAGTTCCATCCTGGAAGAACTGTGATATTCTCCCTAGGATTAAAATCAAAAAGAAAAAAATCCCTTTCGGAAATTCAGAGAAAACATTGGGCCGCTTCGATGCCGCTTACGACGGTGCTTTCGACACAACCGGCGTTCAGCACCGAGTTTTGAATCCAATCTCCCGTGATTACAAGATTGGAATATCCGTTAGCGCCCGCGGGAAGCCTATATTTCGTTGAACCTTTCACCGATAAGACATATCTTTCCGTGGGTTGAATATTTAAACGGACATATTGCGAATCGATTCTGCTTTCTCCGAGCGCGGTCTTGTTCTGATCGATCAATAAACTCCAGTTAAACCCGGTCGATTTACCGTTAGGAAGCGTCGCGGGCCAAATGCCTTTCGCGCTTTGGTCAAGAAATTTCACGACTCTTTCCTTCAGCTTTTTCATCTCTGCCGGGATGTCAGGGTTGGCTAAAGGATTCTTCGGTGAAATTCCGGAAGGAGAAGGTCCGCAGAAATATGCGATATGATTCGGCCAAAGATCGTCCGGCCAGGATTCTCGGGCGATGAGATGACTCATGTCGCACCAAGTGTCGAACGGTTCGACATACGATCCGAGAATCGGAGGTTCGTTCTTCCAATACTTCCAACCGAGACCCGCGATATCCGGATACATCCAAAGCTGAAACGCGTCCGTCAAACACGTCGTAATCGCTTCGGTCATGTCCTTCCATTGTTGGTTTTCTTTTAGAATTTGCGGACATAAGAAAGGAATCGCACCGATGGAAATTCCGAACACGAGCCGATCGAAATCCTTTCCGTATTCGAGATGAATCTCTTCCCGGTCCTTCCAATCGGACCAATAATTTTCCAAATCAATATGATCTTTTTTTAATGTTTCTCCCTCCACGATCTGATCGTAGAGAGGTTCGCTCGGCCAACAGCCCAGACCTTTCACGTCGATCAGGGGAGAATATTCGTCTTTTTTTAAGTTCACCTGCTTTCCGATTTTTACGGATTGGATACAGGGTTTTCCGTTCGATGTTCCGGGGATCACCTCTCTTACTCTATGAAAGAATTTGATATGAACTCCGCGTTTTTTCAGGATCTCGTAGAGCGGGGTGAGAATGGTGTCGCCCATACCCGCTTGCATTCTATAAGCGACCGCGCCCTTATAGGTGAACACCATCCGAAGGGCGCCCTTGAGAGCGGTGCCCGCCGCGAACGTGTACTGATCTACTCCGCCGAACACGAGACCGTAGATCGCTTGAACGATCGCGGAGTTGATCGTAAGTTCGCTCGCACCGTGACGTCTTAGCCATTCTCTGTAATCGTAGTCGTCTATGCTCTCGAAACCTTTTTCGAAAACCTTATCTTCGATCATGCCCTTGATGTTGGCTAGACTAAAGTCAATGAGAATCCAAAACCTTCTCGCTTCGGTGTTGGTTTCGATCTTGTTTTCGACTATTTTCCAGAGATGTTTTGCGAACTGATCGGCGATTTTCAGGAATCGATCGTGGGGAAAGTCGCCGCTCAGTTTGTCCAAAATTCTTTTTAACGTGAGAATGCATTTGCCTACCATGTCGAGACCGATGTCTTCCACGGTGTCTTCAACCCATTCCACGATTTGTTTCCAGATGCTTTGATCGTTTTCGTTTTGATGTTCGTTTTCGGGAAAGATGTATTTCTGATTCTTCTTATAGTATTCGTTCACGTAGTCGAGGATCATCGACGGATACGTTCTCGGATCGGGAAGTTCCACGGTATCGCCGGGGATCTTATCGTTCATCGGAAAGGAGATCGGCCAAGGTTGATAGTTTCCCTTTACGTTCTCCTCCAAAACGAAAAAGTTCGCGGGTTTAAAGGCCTCTTGCCAAGTCGCCAAAGGATGAGTGAGCGGTCTTCCGATTTCCTGATAACATTTTTGGATGAGTTGAAACGCGTGATCGTAAAAACCGAACCAGATATGAAGACCGTGTTCCTCGATCCGATTGTGGACTTCCTGATTTCTACCGCTCGCGCATTTACCGCCGAGTCTCCAACCCAGCTGATAAACCGTAATGTCGTATTTTTTCTGCCAATCCGGTTGGGATGTGATTTCGTAAACCGTAACGAGAGAACTCAAACCGCCGCCTAGGACGACTACCTTTTCCTTTTTGTCCGCCATAAAAATCCCGCCTAACTCTCTTAAAAACGCGCAGAACGCATTCCTTTGTTCTTATATTCTAAAACTATTATGTATTTTGATGAATGATCTTTCCGGGCGAGAAGTCGAAATCGAAATCGCACCAAATTCCGAACTGAACCGGAACCGAGGTTCCTTTTAAACCGAAGTCGGCGACGAAAGGAAAATACGGATTGTCCAAAAGATCCAAAACGTAATTCCCCTCAAGAAGACCGCCCTTGCGGAAATGAGTCACGTTGCTACTCGCTTCCACGATCGCCTGATAACAAGCCTGAGTCGGATTGGCCGCGTCCCTGAATTGTTTTAGAAACACCATTCCGAGTTCGGGAGAAAATAAAAAGTCGAGAAGATTGATCACAAGACCCATGCCGGGGATCGTAATCTTGGAAGGATCTCCGAAAAGAATCTCCGCAAACTTGTTTCCGATCGCCGAAAAATTATCGAAGGACTCTTTCTTTTGAGAACCTCCGGGAGGACAAGTCAAAGTGAACATCCGTTGGGAAATCGCCTGACGATCCTTGCCTCGGGGCGTGATCGCGTCCACGGAAAAGTATTCGGGAGGAACTTGAAGAGAAGGCATTTGAAAGTCGCCTTGAATTTTATGAAAACCGTATATTTCTCTTCCGGTCGCCATCGCTGTAGGAATGTCCACAAAAAGATAAGGTTGATAAAAACGGATTCGAAGAGGATCCTTTGCGAAAAGAGGAATCCAAAAACCCACGTCGGTTTCTTCCACCCAACCGCAGTCGTTGCCCGGAACGAGATATTGTTGTTTGGCGAAGACAAGAAAAAATTTATCGGTAAACGCAGAGTAATGCGCGCTTCCGTTCGCGGGTCCGTTTAAGTCGCGATCGACGATCGATTGAATCGCATTCCGGTTTCCTTCTATGCAAAAAGAATAAAATTCCACCTGCTTCATCTGATAAGGCGGAGGAAGTTCCTGTTCGCCGCCGCGAACAACGTAATTTGCCATGCAATCTCCTATTTCTCGGGGTTCAAGGTTTCTTAGATTCCTTGAATATTGTAAATAATAAAATTACCGAATTCGGATGTTTATTTGGTTCTTTGTTCCCTTCTTTTGATTTTAAAAAGAAAAAAAGGAAGAATTCCGTTTTGAATTTTTCGATCCGATTTCGTCGGCGTGAAATCGAAAAAGAACGATCGAGCTGAGTAAAGAAAACGAGGTCGGCCTTCCGAGTCGGATTCGTCTCGGGGATTATATTTCCATTCTTTTATATTCTAAAAGAAAGGATTCGATCCGAATTACCATTCAATCAAATTAGAATATAGGCATGTGATTCATTCAATTATGATTGAATCAAATTCGAAATCGATTTTATCGGAATTTTTCGAATCCTGTTTGTTTGTTTCGCACGAGCGGGCGGAAAGATTTTACTTCCGAAGATCGATTCTACTTCTTCGCTTCCGAGTTCCCTAAGTTATACCGATATGATTTCGGACTTTACGCACGATTATTTTGCGTATTCCGCTTGTGGAAATTCTCGGGCGCAAACCTCGGTTGTAGTCGTGTCTAAAGACTTGGATTGAAATTTTAAAACCGGTTCTTGGAGTTTAGGTTTCCGGAACCGGTTTTAAAACTTTCTTCCCGTAAGCGTATGCCAGAGTTCGATCTCTTCAATTTTCTTTTTTCGAAACGTTCGAAATCGTTCTGGAAAAGCATCGTCCCAAATTAGAATTTTATAATTTTCGCAAGAAGATACAAAGGACGGCTCCCCGAATTCCAGTTTTAGAAGATCCTCGTCAAGTCCCGGAAGAACTGCGAAGTTGTACTCGCGTTCCGGAGTTTTTTTAAACCAATTCCAGGAATTCTGCCAATATTCGGGATGTAGATCCCGCATATAATTGTCGGCACGGAGATTCGTTTTGGAAAAAATCCGGATTCTTCTGGAACTCCAAAAGTCGCTCATTCCTCTTCCGAGGCGGACTTTTTCGCGATCCGTGGAGATTCGGTCGAAACAAGCCGCTAAACCATCTTGATACAAAGCGGGTTTTAGATTTCCCCATAACAAAACGAGCAAAAATAAAAACAGAAAAACTACATAACAAAAGAAGAATATTCCTTTTTTATAATTCTTTGTGAGATCGAATAGGGAATCCGCAAGGAGCGGAATCCAAAAAAATAAAAAGGGAAGCAAATATCGAAGATGAATCCCTTCTGTTTGGGACATTCCGCTGAGTCCTCCGATCACGGCGATCCCGAACGTGGAAATCAAAACGCTCGCGATCAAAAAGAAGAATCGATCGTCCGCGTCGGAAAGAATTGTGGCGGTTTGCGCTCCTTCGGGCTTTTTTCCAAAAAAGAATTTTACGAACGTCAAAATCGGATACGAAATCAAAACAAAGGCGAACGAAAACGGGGAAGCCGTAAACTGAGATCGAATCGTAACCACGATCGGTTGAATCCAATTCCAAGAAGGGGTTCCCGAATAATAACCCGTGGGAATAAAAACGAAATCGGATTTGGTTAAAATTCGATACAAATACAAGCCGAGCAGAGCACAGAAGAACGGAACGCATAAACTCAAAACCGTAAATCGATTTCGATTCTTTCGAAGTTTGTCCAAAGATAAAAACAAAAAAGGCGCGTTAAAAAACAAAAGAAACAAGGGATCGGAAACGATCAGAAGGATCTGAAACGCTCCAAACAAAACCCAAAGATAAAAACGTCGCCTTTCGTTCGAGTTTGAAAAGAATTTCAAAGACGCAAAACTTACAAATCGGGTTTTGTATAAACCGCCTTCGAGGTTCGGATTTCCATTCTCCGTATTTTCCGTAGATGGAGTCGACAAACGTTTCCACAAAGCGTAACAAAAAAGGGAAAACGAAAGGGCGCCGCCGTGTGCGGCAAATCCTAAAACCGGAAAAAAGTAGGAATGGATCGAAAATAGTATTAAAAAAGAAGAATATACGATCAGTATAATTTTGTTTAAATCGGTTTTTTGAAGTTCAGCATTCTCGGTTTGAGTTTTTCGATGTCCGTTCGCAAAGTATAAAACCGCAAACAACAAAAACAAAACCTGAAAGACATACGCGCCGTAAACGGCGATCAAAGAATCCGAAACTAAGGCGCGGATCAAAAAGTAAACCGCAATATCCGGAAAAAAAAAGGGGGAGGGCGTAAGGCTCCAACCGTAAAGAGGATTTCCGTCCGTAATCAAATCCTGATACAAAACGGCGGGATACAAATTGTCCGCATTGAATGCGAGCGAGGCAATGCGGGGATTGTTGTTCAATGAAATCAGAAAAACGAAAAGAGAAAGGAGTAAAAGGATCGTTTCTTTTACGTAATTCTTCATAGGACGAAATTCGATTTAGAGTGAATCCGCAAACACGGAAGTGTAAAGTATTTTTTGAGGATTTAAAAAATCGGAAAGTAGGTTGGAAAGCGGATCGATCAAAACCGGAAGAACAAACAAAAAAAGCGGACCTCGAAGTCCGCTTTTCGTACATTCAATTTTGATTGTATAGAATCAGTTCGGCTGAACGTTCGCCGCCGGTTTGGTCGGATTGGAAGGAGTTGTTGTCGTAGGCGCCGGAGTTATAACCGGTTCCTTATCGACGACGGTGATTCCGTTTTTCTTATCCACGGTTCCGCCTTCCACCATAACTTGAAGGGAACGAAGCCCCGGCTTGTTGCTCGCCAACCATTTCTGAAAGTTGGAAATTTTTTGAACACAATAGTGAAATCCTCTGTCCGTGGAAATCTCGGAACCCGGGGACCAAGGAAAAAGATCCCTGCGAACGGAAATCGTTCTCACCACGAGGGACTTCTCGTCCACCGGAAGGTTGAGAATCGAATTCTTAAATTCCTGAGGATAAGCGAAGTATTCTTCCGCGTTGCTGAAGTAGATGATGCCCAGTTTGTGACCGGCTTTTTTCAAAGTGTTTCCGATTCCGGTTAACGTGGTGTTTCCGAGAAGATTTCCTCGAACCGGAAAAATTCTCCCCTCGACCGCGAGCTTTCGGATATAAGCGTATTGCGCGTCGTCGGTTTGAAACATTCCGTAATTGTATTTTTTGGAAAGCATCAGATTGGTTCTATGACGTTTGCGGATAAACGGAGAAGCTTGTTTGTAAACCTTCTTGTAAACTTCGGGATCGGGAAGAGAAGTCTGGATCAACTCGAGCGCTTCTTTTTCTCCTTCCTTTCCCCAAAGACGGATGAAGTCCTCTTTCTTTTCTCCCGTTTTCAAAAAGAGAATGGTGATCGTGTTTGCGTGAACCACGATCTGAGTGAAGTCCATGAGATAAATAAAATCCGATTTCGCCCAAGCCGCGATCGTAAGATTCTGTTCCGAACCGACGCCGACATAGGCGTTGCCCACGTTTTGAACGTGAGGAATGAGAAGATCCAAACGGTCTTCATTGGAAACGGTGGTATCGCCTACGTCCCATTTGGTGGGAACGAGAATTTCCTGCGGGGTTTCCTTGAGAATTCCGAGTTTGGAAACGAGATCCTCTTCGCTTAACGCGGAACGGCTTTGGCTTTCCTTGATCTTTTCGGAACCCGAGCAGAACGAAAAACCGAGAACGAGAAACGTAAGAATAAAATAAATTCCTAATTTAGAATTGTTGAACATGTTATTTGTTTGCATCCTTTGCGCAACGGAATCCGAAGTGATGGTATTCCGGAAAATTTTCTGGGATATGGGCTCTTCTTTTGGAACCTCTCGCATAACTTGCGGGCCACCACCACGAACCGCTTTTTAAAACCTTTTTCGTATGACCCGGACAGACATCCTTACCGTCGCAAGGCCCTTTCGGATCCTTTCCTCTGCAAGATTCTCCGCAGGCTTTGAAGGAAGGGGAATACCAATCGGCGGTCCATTCCCAGGAATTTCCGGCCATATCATACAAGCCGTACACTCCGGGCGCTCTGGTCCCGACGTTTGCGGTCGGCATCAAATGCGGTTTCTCCGTTTTTTTGGAGACACATCCCTTGACGTCGCCGACTTCGATGATCGCTCTTTCGCAGGTGGCGGGTTCGTTT from Leptospira kmetyi serovar Malaysia str. Bejo-Iso9 harbors:
- a CDS encoding trifunctional serine/threonine-protein kinase/ATP-binding protein/SpoIIE family protein phosphatase, with the protein product MELPGFETFESFSIDHQFLIYRSLDQRSGKHVLLKLLRQKNPSRKDIQKIHHDFRISSFAKGPRIQNSLELIRHEDMPVLVIEDCGSVPLARMFPNGVNSVEKFFEIAMSISLALKEIHEKRILHQALRPGNIWIQPDTGVARITDFSSATFSGKDTSPSITPDLSAEILSYIPPELTGRLSRVLDLRTDFYSLGIIFYQMITGTLPFVSKDRNEILHAHLARRPAPVHTVREELPVSISLVISKLLEKDPEQRYASINGLIYDLELCLRDFQNGEKNSAFVPGSRDIPELTFDPSALYGRDREKAVLESSLDKVFRGETGLVFITGDSGSGKSALAKSFLKSISERGGIVVQGKFDQYETSVPFGGLIHSLRDLVSIFLSKQEKDIREFKRLILQYTGANGRILLNQIPELEFIIGPQPELAELPPDENRNRFYFTLRNFIRAISELSRPLVLYMDDLQWADPASLKLIETFLIYSKIKNFLCILSFRPEAIEPSSPFSRVLESIESNKVPRSQITIDPLDEESIYRMLQDLAPGPQEEIHSVASILHKKTLGNPFAVVQLLRASEKTNSISYEFEFKLWKWDLEKVSQLPVADNVIDLLCQRIRELSPGVQELLGVCSCLGERFTSGFISKLRFFDTAKLNQILWEAVREGLLTPSHNQDHSLFEESVSSEQAFGFSHDRVQQAAYSLLEEWKRKDFHKKVGIVLLTLHGPHPKNRVLFQITNHLNQALDSIEEDALRKNLTMLNYKAGLQAKSSGSYESSLQYLNFALNSLDQEALVKDLELYSNVILETAETEYLLNNYERTMQLLESLENLNLPDLQYIRADAIQVRLYSKMNKVESAVLAGLRAMKRFKIRIPSSPLRVTAVLFKELFLSLILSKGKSDPELVHIKENGEPEYQALIDLFADLGPSAFTYNQNLFALIVLKMFNTSLTKGVSRSSPIAYSGYGMIVNQALKDLDQAVRYSKLAMDLNEKIPFDLVKWKIQYVYAAYLCHWKRLITLDIGLLDDVHNGALQNGDIFYAGFSIQAKMQKKIFASYPIDELLTDVDNASRYFTATRDDFAFTIAKSSHQFIKALAGKTSSSDSLNDSEFQSEEFEKRILEDKNYTALSYYYHDLTKLYYFSGQFLKALEAGKKGEKLIQNAFGLIPFAEFWFYYGLSILSNFHEFSFSERIVYSKKLKLVLSHFEKWSKDCPENFMGLLELLLAEKERVKGKISETIAGYEKAIKLFQESGFVAFQALSCEIAAKFHYKIGNFSLGNHYIQNSIDFYSRWGASVKVAELENRFSNRLNLSLSPEAMGRKLQNQTPDLDQEIILKTYNLLSGEIVLDNLLKKLIQIAMETAGATRAIYFHLHNKNLMVFLAGQSGDTGIVVENLPELDETQYPVSYLNYVFRTGKMISTSGFDSSSIKDFTDQYIKEKRPQSVICIPLVHAGGLKGVLYLENQLVKGVFTENRIQTLELIAGQAAISIENANLYAELEEKVVERTSELNNTINLIQRDLLYAQKIQDRILPKPEATLGGIYVLTKYIPMNEVGGDIYDYAEISPGKVRIFLADATGHGVQAALVTMLIKSEYESLKYLDLPPGEVIAELNKEIIAKYSAIKSFFSCLIADVDTEEGTLSYSAAGHPDQFFLSGTTITRLSKSGPIIGISEKVKYHSQFLEIAKGDKLFFFSDGIVEEFNSFEEEFGEDRLLESLLKESSKPVPEMVKSVFADVQSFLSGQQAQDDITFLSVEIL
- a CDS encoding LIC_10091 family lipoprotein, with translation MFNNSKLGIYFILTFLVLGFSFCSGSEKIKESQSRSALSEEDLVSKLGILKETPQEILVPTKWDVGDTTVSNEDRLDLLIPHVQNVGNAYVGVGSEQNLTIAAWAKSDFIYLMDFTQIVVHANTITILFLKTGEKKEDFIRLWGKEGEKEALELIQTSLPDPEVYKKVYKQASPFIRKRHRTNLMLSKKYNYGMFQTDDAQYAYIRKLAVEGRIFPVRGNLLGNTTLTGIGNTLKKAGHKLGIIYFSNAEEYFAYPQEFKNSILNLPVDEKSLVVRTISVRRDLFPWSPGSEISTDRGFHYCVQKISNFQKWLASNKPGLRSLQVMVEGGTVDKKNGITVVDKEPVITPAPTTTTPSNPTKPAANVQPN
- a CDS encoding NAD(P)-binding protein; protein product: MADKKEKVVVLGGGLSSLVTVYEITSQPDWQKKYDITVYQLGWRLGGKCASGRNQEVHNRIEEHGLHIWFGFYDHAFQLIQKCYQEIGRPLTHPLATWQEAFKPANFFVLEENVKGNYQPWPISFPMNDKIPGDTVELPDPRTYPSMILDYVNEYYKKNQKYIFPENEHQNENDQSIWKQIVEWVEDTVEDIGLDMVGKCILTLKRILDKLSGDFPHDRFLKIADQFAKHLWKIVENKIETNTEARRFWILIDFSLANIKGMIEDKVFEKGFESIDDYDYREWLRRHGASELTINSAIVQAIYGLVFGGVDQYTFAAGTALKGALRMVFTYKGAVAYRMQAGMGDTILTPLYEILKKRGVHIKFFHRVREVIPGTSNGKPCIQSVKIGKQVNLKKDEYSPLIDVKGLGCWPSEPLYDQIVEGETLKKDHIDLENYWSDWKDREEIHLEYGKDFDRLVFGISIGAIPFLCPQILKENQQWKDMTEAITTCLTDAFQLWMYPDIAGLGWKYWKNEPPILGSYVEPFDTWCDMSHLIARESWPDDLWPNHIAYFCGPSPSGISPKNPLANPDIPAEMKKLKERVVKFLDQSAKGIWPATLPNGKSTGFNWSLLIDQNKTALGESRIDSQYVRLNIQPTERYVLSVKGSTKYRLPAGANGYSNLVITGDWIQNSVLNAGCVESTVVSGIEAAQCFL